One window of Nitrospirota bacterium genomic DNA carries:
- a CDS encoding phage integrase N-terminal SAM-like domain-containing protein: protein MPIAARLPVSPPSAGKRYSEWRCLEKSGSPAWDKIIGSLAAEIKTRHYSRKTLKAYTAWGRKFQSYLRNKPPDELSETDVKAYITYLAATCKVSV, encoded by the coding sequence CTGCCGATAGCTGCGAGGCTCCCTGTTTCGCCCCCATCGGCGGGAAAACGTTACAGTGAATGGCGTTGTCTGGAGAAATCCGGGTCTCCGGCCTGGGACAAAATCATCGGGAGTCTTGCCGCGGAGATCAAGACACGGCACTATTCCCGAAAAACGCTCAAAGCTTATACGGCTTGGGGCCGCAAATTCCAGAGCTACCTGCGAAACAAGCCTCCTGATGAATTGTCAGAAACGGATGTTAAGGCTTATATCACGTATCTTGCGGCTACATGCAAGGTGTCGGTATAA